The genome window GGATATCGCCGCGTTGATGATCCGTTCCTGCGGAACATTTGGTGTAATGTTCAAATCGCACTCCGGATCGGGTGTTTGGTAGTTTATGGTCGGCGGCACAATATTGTGTTTCACTGCAAGTGCGGTTGCGATTAATTCGACAGCACCGGCGGCGCCGAGCAAGTGCCCGATCATTGATTTTGTTGAACTTACGTTCAGTTTATACGCATGATCACCAAACGCTGTTTTGATTGCGGCCGTTTCGTTTTTGTCGTTATACGGCGTGGAGGTTCCGTGCGCGTTGATGTAATCAATGTCTTCCGGATTAAATCCGCCGTCACGCATGCAGCGCTGCATCGCACGAACAGCCCCTTCGCCGCCCGGTGCGGGCGCGGTTACATGATGCGCATCGCCGGTGAAGCCGATGCCCCGGATTTCCGCGTAAATATTCGCACCGCGTTTTTTGGCATGCTCGAATTCTTCCAGCACCAAAATGCCCGCGCCTTCGCCAATCACAAAACCGTCGCGATCTTTGTCGAACGGGCGGCTGGCGTGTTGCGGATCATCGTTGCGGGTTGAAAGCGCTTTCATCGCGGCAAATCCGGCAACGCCCATCCCGGTAATCGGTGCTTCGGTGCCGCCGGTGATCATCACATCGGCATCGCCGTATTTGATGAGCCTGGCTGCATCGCCAATGGCATGGGAAGCCGTTGCGCATGCGGAAACTGTTGCGTAATTGGGACCTTTGAATCCGTATCGGATGGAGATTTGTCCGGTGGCAATATCAGAGATCATTTGGGTTACAAAATACGGGCTGACCTTGCGCGGTCCGCCGGCGAGATATTTCTGGTGTTCCGTTGCAAAAGACTGGATGCCGCCGATCCCGGAGCCGACAACAACGCCGGCCATCGTCAAATCGATAGCGTTGAGATCAAACGCTGCGTCTGCCATTGCTTCGTGTGCGGCAACCATTGCGTATTGGGTAAATAAATCCATTCGCCGCGATTCCCGGGCATCAATGATGCCGTCCAACTGCAGATGTTTAACTTCGGCACCAAAGCGCGTACTGTGTGCTGATGGATCGAAGTGGGTGATAATATCTACCCCATTCCGACCGGAAAGCACGCCTTCCCAGAAATCTGTTGCGGTATTCCCGATGGCAGATACAACGCCTAAACCGGTGATGACAACCCGTCTGGTCATACACATTCTCTAACTTGCGTAAAAACTGGTAACAAAACGAGGCGCTTTGTTACCCGCCAAAAGCGAACTCCAAAGCGCCAAATGCTTATTCAATGAATGTCAAATCATTCGAAATTAGTCTTCGATTTTTGATTGCAAATAATCCACTGCTTTTTTGACAGTGGTGATTTGCTGGGCGTCATCGTCGGGAATTTCTACACCAAATTCCTCTTCGAAAGCCATAACCAGTTCCACTGTATCCAGCGAATCTGCGCCCAAATCGTCGATAAAATGAGCGTCTTCTTTTACTTTATCAGCGTCTAC of Calditrichia bacterium contains these proteins:
- the fabF gene encoding beta-ketoacyl-ACP synthase II, encoding MTRRVVITGLGVVSAIGNTATDFWEGVLSGRNGVDIITHFDPSAHSTRFGAEVKHLQLDGIIDARESRRMDLFTQYAMVAAHEAMADAAFDLNAIDLTMAGVVVGSGIGGIQSFATEHQKYLAGGPRKVSPYFVTQMISDIATGQISIRYGFKGPNYATVSACATASHAIGDAARLIKYGDADVMITGGTEAPITGMGVAGFAAMKALSTRNDDPQHASRPFDKDRDGFVIGEGAGILVLEEFEHAKKRGANIYAEIRGIGFTGDAHHVTAPAPGGEGAVRAMQRCMRDGGFNPEDIDYINAHGTSTPYNDKNETAAIKTAFGDHAYKLNVSSTKSMIGHLLGAAGAVELIATALAVKHNIVPPTINYQTPDPECDLNITPNVPQERIINAAISNTFGFGGHNACISLGKV
- a CDS encoding acyl carrier protein, which gives rise to MSLSDKVKDIIVDKLGVDADKVKEDAHFIDDLGADSLDTVELVMAFEEEFGVEIPDDDAQQITTVKKAVDYLQSKIED